A single window of Carassius auratus strain Wakin chromosome 9, ASM336829v1, whole genome shotgun sequence DNA harbors:
- the LOC113108735 gene encoding sentrin-specific protease 7-like isoform X2: MDPQVRRQVKVVLEDVLQTEIGQRLLRCGGHICQKTNQSESKRQSDQTSTAALKDKRSTSLTERGETDSTGPKATSPSHNQTESSTEDESCPHEEIQNLKSKQLNSSLKLLESSEVSGNSCSTRESDSPQLPEQTKPSTFEETEVLLLEGSLQHEEAPSSECESLHSPSSSLASRGNLREETSGSEHLRKKKERRETQEWPKCASEDMENHWLRNGEVVQEVDGTRESVLCLSVGFDAEIKRIRMDSISGERVPNSDPASGTTEGRSYNTESSKLTPSELIVLSSEEEEEQEEEESKEMEASSLNIQPLEGAKDMNIEDQFSSVVVELQLSSLHMGGVSASCESMKVTTDKITFSLRGSSVSISISTPNVCKYSVWDEPVLSECGLAKDNEIPPPSLVLFWLSDDQAHRLRNDLSVILPDTCPAEGSTCVLLCLAEPVTGVESALLASLLDMVQNQSTSEPLSPLTQSESLEVLQSSQETHLLQLLTPETDPQTSTDGSAVNAQDTDVHLKPVYTLCHSRAQGSYSVTLAPTLGPEWTPYQHCAPARRLIQFPPPPTKGAITVTTEDLECLDSGEFLNDVIIDFYLKYLLVQRAPQASVDRSHVFSSFFYKQLTRRDNANEDSTSTPAQVRRHQRVRTWTRHVDIFDKDFLFVPVNQEAHWYLVVICFPGLEEPQYVKRDGRDSVQGDGDEGLVEPEGEIHGENISNSEEDKDDSCIKSSTTLHLPNCTEKTCKRPVVCKRPCILIMDSLKLSVHERIFKLLREYLQVEWQTKRGGYRDFSAESMVGFHCAVPLQDNSSDCGLYLLQYAESFLQDPVVDFELPLRLERWFPRQQVRGKREEIRDLILHLYRFQQGSLGHECLEDRRDHGNVIQ; this comes from the exons ATGGATCCGCAAGTAAG ACGCCAAGTCAAGGTGGTTTTAGAAGATGTCCTTCAGACAGAGATTGGGCAGAGATTGCTGAGATGTGGTGGGCATATTTGCCAAAAGACAAACCAATCAGAGAGCAAAAGGCAGAGTGATCAGACTTCGACAGCTGCACTCAAAGACAAGAGAAGCACCAGTCTAACAGAAAGAGGAGAAACTGACTCGACTGGACCAAAAGCCACTTCACCATCCCATAATCAGACTGAGTCATCCACTGAAGATGAATCATGTCCACACGAAGAAATCCAAAATCTGAAATCCAAACAACTGAACTCCTCACTGAAACTATTAGAGTCGTCTGAAGTATCAGGTAACTCCTGTTCAACCAGAGAAAGTGACTCGCCACAGCTGCCTGAACAGACCAAACCATCTACTTTTGAAGAGACGGAAGTATTACTTCTTGAAGGATCTCTGCAGCATGAGGAAGCACCATCCTCTGAATGTGAGTCTTTACACAGCCCCTCTTCATCGTTAGCAAGCCGGGGTAATCTGAGGGAAGAAACATCAGGTAGCGAG CACCTTCGCAAGAAGAAAGAAAGGAGAGAAACACAAGAATGGCCAAAATGTGCTTCAGAAGATATGGAAAATCACTGGCTCAGGAATGGAGAGGTGGTGCAGGAAGTGGATGGAACGAGAGAAAGTGTGCTATGCCTCTCAGTCGGGTTTGATGCGGAAATTAAAAGAATTCGTATGGACAGCATTTCAGGTGAACGTGTTCCCAACTCAGACCCCGCCTCTGGGACAACAGAGGGGCGGAGCTACAACACAGAGTCTTCTAAGCTCACCCCATCTGAGCTTA TTGTTCTGTCCAgtgaagaggaagaagaacaggaagaagaggaaagtaaagagATGGAAGCCTCTTCCCTGAACATCCAGCCACTGGAGGGTGCAAAAGACATGAATATAGAAGATCAGTTT AGCTCAGTTGTGGTAGAGCTCCAGCTGTCTTCCCTTCACATGGGTGGAGTTAGTGCCAGTTGTGAGAGTATGAAG GTCACTACAGACAAGATCACCTTTTCATTAAgag gttCTTCAGTGAGCATTTCTATATCGACGCCCAATGTGTGTAAATACAGTGTATGGGATGAGCCTGTACTGAGTGAGTGTGGCCTGGCTAAGGACAACGAGATCCCACCCCCTTCTCTGGTCCTCTTTTGGCTGTCTGATGACCAGGCACACAGATTACGCAATGACCTGTCCGTCATCCTGCCAGACACATGTCCAG CTGAAGGCAGTACGTGTGTGTTGCTGTGTTTGGCTGAACCTGTAACTGGTGTTGAGAGTGCGCTCTTGGCCTCTTTACTTGACATGGTCCAGAATCAGAGCACCTCTGAACCCCTCTCCCCTCTCACACAGTCAGAAAGCCTGGAAGTGCTTCAGAGCTCCCAGGAAACACACCTTCTGCAGCTTTTGACGCCTGAAACTGATCCTCAAACCAGCACTGATGGATCTGCTGTGAAT GCTCAGGATACTGATGTTCATTTGAAGCCAGTTTACACGCTTTGCCACAGTAGAGCTCAGGGCTCATACAGTGTTACTTTGGCTCCTACACTTGGGCCAGAATGGACACCGTACCAACACTGTGCTCCGGCACGCAG ATTGATTCAGTTCCCTCCTCCGCCCACGAAAGGAGCCATCACCGTGACGACAGAAGACCTGGAGTGTTTGGACAGTGGCGAGTTTCTTAATGATGTCATAATCGACTTCTACCTCAA GTATCTTCTGGTGCAAAGGGCCCCGCAAGCATCTGTAGACAGATCTCATGTTTTCAGCAGTTTTTTCTATAAACAGCTCACACGCAGAGACAACGCTAATGAGGACAGTACAAGCACACC AGCTCAGGTCAGAAGGCATCAGCGTGTGAGGACATGGACGCGTCATGTAGACATCTTTGACAAAGACTTCCTGTTTGTGCCTGTCAATCAAGA AGCTCATTGGTACCTCGTGGTGATCTGTTTTCCTGGATTAGAGGAGCCACAGTATGTGAAGAGGGACGGAAGAGACTCTGTGCAGGGTGATGGAGATGAAGGTTTGGTTGAGCCTGAGGGTGAGATCCATGGTGAGAACATCTCCAATAGTGAGGAGGACAAAG ATGACAGTTGTATAAAGTCAAGCACGACTCTTCATCTTCCC AACTGTACGGAAAAAACCTGCAAGAGACCTGTTGTGTGTaaaag accatgcATTCTCATCATGGATTCCCTGAAGCTGTCGGTTCACGAACGCATCTTCAAACTCTTGCGCGA ATACCTTCAGGTGGAGTGGCAGACAAAAAGAGGTGGTTATCGTGACTTTAGTGCTGAAAGCATGGTAGGGTTCCACTGTGCAGTCCCCCTACAGGACAACAGCAGTGACTGTGGCCTTTATCTGCTACAATATGCAGAAAGTTTTTTACAG GACCCTGTGGTAGACTTTGAATTGCCATTGAGATTGGAGCGCTGGTTTCCACGACAACAGGTGCGCGGTAAACGGGAGGAGATTCGGGACCTCATCCTACACCTGTACAGATTTCAGCAAGGCTCTCTGGGACACGAATGTTTAGAAGATAGGAGAGATCATGGAAATGTCATTCAGTGA
- the LOC113108735 gene encoding sentrin-specific protease 7-like isoform X1 produces MPHDKTRKSCHFSLDRRRALTLSPEIKRDSCQAESPLKIPRIVSTAEDKRVDTEMSKDRNKSHSKIHWTQLASNGTSSDQEHTIRQEIKRRQVKVVLEDVLQTEIGQRLLRCGGHICQKTNQSESKRQSDQTSTAALKDKRSTSLTERGETDSTGPKATSPSHNQTESSTEDESCPHEEIQNLKSKQLNSSLKLLESSEVSGNSCSTRESDSPQLPEQTKPSTFEETEVLLLEGSLQHEEAPSSECESLHSPSSSLASRGNLREETSGSEHLRKKKERRETQEWPKCASEDMENHWLRNGEVVQEVDGTRESVLCLSVGFDAEIKRIRMDSISGERVPNSDPASGTTEGRSYNTESSKLTPSELIVLSSEEEEEQEEEESKEMEASSLNIQPLEGAKDMNIEDQFSSVVVELQLSSLHMGGVSASCESMKVTTDKITFSLRGSSVSISISTPNVCKYSVWDEPVLSECGLAKDNEIPPPSLVLFWLSDDQAHRLRNDLSVILPDTCPAEGSTCVLLCLAEPVTGVESALLASLLDMVQNQSTSEPLSPLTQSESLEVLQSSQETHLLQLLTPETDPQTSTDGSAVNAQDTDVHLKPVYTLCHSRAQGSYSVTLAPTLGPEWTPYQHCAPARRLIQFPPPPTKGAITVTTEDLECLDSGEFLNDVIIDFYLKYLLVQRAPQASVDRSHVFSSFFYKQLTRRDNANEDSTSTPAQVRRHQRVRTWTRHVDIFDKDFLFVPVNQEAHWYLVVICFPGLEEPQYVKRDGRDSVQGDGDEGLVEPEGEIHGENISNSEEDKDDSCIKSSTTLHLPNCTEKTCKRPVVCKRPCILIMDSLKLSVHERIFKLLREYLQVEWQTKRGGYRDFSAESMVGFHCAVPLQDNSSDCGLYLLQYAESFLQDPVVDFELPLRLERWFPRQQVRGKREEIRDLILHLYRFQQGSLGHECLEDRRDHGNVIQ; encoded by the exons ATGCCACATGACAAAACCCGTAAATCCTGTCATTTTTCCCTGGACCGGAGGAGAGCTCTGACCCTCTCACCTGAGATCAAACGTGACAGCTGTCAG GCCGAAAGTCCTCTTAAGATCCCCAGGATAGTATCCACAGCTGAGGATAAGCGTGTGGATACAGAGATGTCAAAAGATCGGAATAAAAGCCACTCCAAG ATCCACTGGACACAGCTGGCCTCAAATGGTACATCAAGTGATCAAGAGCATACTATACGGCAGGAAATCAAAAG ACGCCAAGTCAAGGTGGTTTTAGAAGATGTCCTTCAGACAGAGATTGGGCAGAGATTGCTGAGATGTGGTGGGCATATTTGCCAAAAGACAAACCAATCAGAGAGCAAAAGGCAGAGTGATCAGACTTCGACAGCTGCACTCAAAGACAAGAGAAGCACCAGTCTAACAGAAAGAGGAGAAACTGACTCGACTGGACCAAAAGCCACTTCACCATCCCATAATCAGACTGAGTCATCCACTGAAGATGAATCATGTCCACACGAAGAAATCCAAAATCTGAAATCCAAACAACTGAACTCCTCACTGAAACTATTAGAGTCGTCTGAAGTATCAGGTAACTCCTGTTCAACCAGAGAAAGTGACTCGCCACAGCTGCCTGAACAGACCAAACCATCTACTTTTGAAGAGACGGAAGTATTACTTCTTGAAGGATCTCTGCAGCATGAGGAAGCACCATCCTCTGAATGTGAGTCTTTACACAGCCCCTCTTCATCGTTAGCAAGCCGGGGTAATCTGAGGGAAGAAACATCAGGTAGCGAG CACCTTCGCAAGAAGAAAGAAAGGAGAGAAACACAAGAATGGCCAAAATGTGCTTCAGAAGATATGGAAAATCACTGGCTCAGGAATGGAGAGGTGGTGCAGGAAGTGGATGGAACGAGAGAAAGTGTGCTATGCCTCTCAGTCGGGTTTGATGCGGAAATTAAAAGAATTCGTATGGACAGCATTTCAGGTGAACGTGTTCCCAACTCAGACCCCGCCTCTGGGACAACAGAGGGGCGGAGCTACAACACAGAGTCTTCTAAGCTCACCCCATCTGAGCTTA TTGTTCTGTCCAgtgaagaggaagaagaacaggaagaagaggaaagtaaagagATGGAAGCCTCTTCCCTGAACATCCAGCCACTGGAGGGTGCAAAAGACATGAATATAGAAGATCAGTTT AGCTCAGTTGTGGTAGAGCTCCAGCTGTCTTCCCTTCACATGGGTGGAGTTAGTGCCAGTTGTGAGAGTATGAAG GTCACTACAGACAAGATCACCTTTTCATTAAgag gttCTTCAGTGAGCATTTCTATATCGACGCCCAATGTGTGTAAATACAGTGTATGGGATGAGCCTGTACTGAGTGAGTGTGGCCTGGCTAAGGACAACGAGATCCCACCCCCTTCTCTGGTCCTCTTTTGGCTGTCTGATGACCAGGCACACAGATTACGCAATGACCTGTCCGTCATCCTGCCAGACACATGTCCAG CTGAAGGCAGTACGTGTGTGTTGCTGTGTTTGGCTGAACCTGTAACTGGTGTTGAGAGTGCGCTCTTGGCCTCTTTACTTGACATGGTCCAGAATCAGAGCACCTCTGAACCCCTCTCCCCTCTCACACAGTCAGAAAGCCTGGAAGTGCTTCAGAGCTCCCAGGAAACACACCTTCTGCAGCTTTTGACGCCTGAAACTGATCCTCAAACCAGCACTGATGGATCTGCTGTGAAT GCTCAGGATACTGATGTTCATTTGAAGCCAGTTTACACGCTTTGCCACAGTAGAGCTCAGGGCTCATACAGTGTTACTTTGGCTCCTACACTTGGGCCAGAATGGACACCGTACCAACACTGTGCTCCGGCACGCAG ATTGATTCAGTTCCCTCCTCCGCCCACGAAAGGAGCCATCACCGTGACGACAGAAGACCTGGAGTGTTTGGACAGTGGCGAGTTTCTTAATGATGTCATAATCGACTTCTACCTCAA GTATCTTCTGGTGCAAAGGGCCCCGCAAGCATCTGTAGACAGATCTCATGTTTTCAGCAGTTTTTTCTATAAACAGCTCACACGCAGAGACAACGCTAATGAGGACAGTACAAGCACACC AGCTCAGGTCAGAAGGCATCAGCGTGTGAGGACATGGACGCGTCATGTAGACATCTTTGACAAAGACTTCCTGTTTGTGCCTGTCAATCAAGA AGCTCATTGGTACCTCGTGGTGATCTGTTTTCCTGGATTAGAGGAGCCACAGTATGTGAAGAGGGACGGAAGAGACTCTGTGCAGGGTGATGGAGATGAAGGTTTGGTTGAGCCTGAGGGTGAGATCCATGGTGAGAACATCTCCAATAGTGAGGAGGACAAAG ATGACAGTTGTATAAAGTCAAGCACGACTCTTCATCTTCCC AACTGTACGGAAAAAACCTGCAAGAGACCTGTTGTGTGTaaaag accatgcATTCTCATCATGGATTCCCTGAAGCTGTCGGTTCACGAACGCATCTTCAAACTCTTGCGCGA ATACCTTCAGGTGGAGTGGCAGACAAAAAGAGGTGGTTATCGTGACTTTAGTGCTGAAAGCATGGTAGGGTTCCACTGTGCAGTCCCCCTACAGGACAACAGCAGTGACTGTGGCCTTTATCTGCTACAATATGCAGAAAGTTTTTTACAG GACCCTGTGGTAGACTTTGAATTGCCATTGAGATTGGAGCGCTGGTTTCCACGACAACAGGTGCGCGGTAAACGGGAGGAGATTCGGGACCTCATCCTACACCTGTACAGATTTCAGCAAGGCTCTCTGGGACACGAATGTTTAGAAGATAGGAGAGATCATGGAAATGTCATTCAGTGA